ATAGTCGAGGCCAGCGCCGCCGTACTCCTCGGGGATCGGCATGCCCATCAGACCGAGCTCCGCCATCTGGTCGACGAGATCCTGCGGGAACTCGTCGGTCTCGTCGATCTCGGCGGCCCGCGGGACGACCTCCTCGTCGACGAACTCGGCGACCATCTCCTGGATCTGCTTTTGCTCCTGGGTGGGGGCGAACTCCATACACCGACGTTGCGATCCTCGGTGCTTCATACTACCGGCTGTACATCTGTGAACGATTTCGCCACCCCGGGTAGCGAAGATCTTCACGAAGTGACAGCCGGCAGTATCAGTGTTGCCCAGCGACCCCTCCGGGGAGCACCTGACTCACCGAAGGGAGAGCCGAGTCACTCGTACTCGTAGAATCCGTTCCCGCTCTTCTTGCCCAGATCGCCGGCCTCCACCTTCCGCCGGAGGAGGTAGGCCGGCTGGTAGCGGTCGCCGAGTTGCTCGTGCAGCGTCTCGGTGGCGTCCAGCACCACGTCCAGCCCGATGTGGTCGGCCAGCTCCAGCGGACCCATGGGGACGTTCGTCCCGAGTTTCATCCCGCGGTCGATGTCGGCCTTGGTGGCGACGCCCTCGTCGTACGCCCGGATGCCCTCGTTGAGCCACGGCATCAGGATCCGGTTGGTGACGAAGCCGGGTTTGTCGTCGGACTCCCAGGTCTCCTTGTCCAGCGAAGCGGCGAAGTCGTGAGCGGCTTCGACCGTCGCGTCGGCCGTGCGCTCGCCGACGACGAGCTCGACCCCCGTCATCAGTGGCACGGGGTTCATGAAGTGGAGACCGACGACGTGTTCGGGGCGGCTCGTCGCGCTCGCGATGGTCGTGATCGAGATCGTGCTGGTGTTGGTCGCGAGCACGACCCCGGAGCGACACACCTCGTCGAGGTCCGAGAAGACCGACTGCTTTACCTCCACGTCTTCGACGACTGCCTCGACGGCGAGATCGGCGTTCGCGAGGTCGTCGAGGTCGGTCGTGCCGGTGATGCGCTCGCGGACGGCGGTGCTCTCGGACTCGGTGAGCGTGTCGTTCGCGACGAGTCGCGAGAGGCTGTCGTCGATCGCCT
Above is a genomic segment from Halomicrobium sp. LC1Hm containing:
- a CDS encoding 3-hydroxyacyl-CoA dehydrogenase family protein, which gives rise to MSDIGEIETVAVVGAGTMGSGIAQVAATHGYDVVMRDVAEDLVTEGFEAIDDSLSRLVANDTLTESESTAVRERITGTTDLDDLANADLAVEAVVEDVEVKQSVFSDLDEVCRSGVVLATNTSTISITTIASATSRPEHVVGLHFMNPVPLMTGVELVVGERTADATVEAAHDFAASLDKETWESDDKPGFVTNRILMPWLNEGIRAYDEGVATKADIDRGMKLGTNVPMGPLELADHIGLDVVLDATETLHEQLGDRYQPAYLLRRKVEAGDLGKKSGNGFYEYE